CGCTGTTGATTGCGAAAACTTCCAGACCGGAGTCGTCGGCGAGGACTGTAGCTTCGATGCCGCGTTCGGCAAGCCAATGGGCGGTAACGCTGGACTTGATGATGGCGTTTGCTGCGAAAGAATCGCCGTCTTCAACGATGTCTCCATCGAAACCGATGTCCTTGAGGGTCTTGAATTCGTAGTTGTCTGTACCCAGGATGTGGGCGAAGTCGCGAATCTTGCCTGCGCTGCCAGTGGCGATAACGAAAAGATGCTTCATTAGTAATGTTCCGGTTTCATGACGATGAGGATAGCGTCTACCACAACGCCAACTCCGCAAAGACCTGCGGTGCAAAGCCAGAGGATGCCTGTCCAAATCTTGCCTTCGTAAAAACGATGTAATCCAAGATAGCCCAGCAAAATGCAAAGGGCGAGTGCAATCCATTTATTGTGTGTACCTTCAGCGGCCATAGCGCCT
The nucleotide sequence above comes from Fibrobacter sp.. Encoded proteins:
- a CDS encoding TM2 domain-containing protein codes for the protein MAAEGTHNKWIALALCILLGYLGLHRFYEGKIWTGILWLCTAGLCGVGVVVDAILIVMKPEHY